One Fuerstiella marisgermanici DNA window includes the following coding sequences:
- a CDS encoding protein kinase domain-containing protein — protein MASETLPIDEIYWHAAQLASEHERSEYLDRVCQGDKSVRARLDRLLDLQPQAEQFLEASDPTTPLIDNSPVEAAGAVIGNYKLLEQIGHGGMGVVYMAEQTQPVRRKVALKILKPGMDTHEIVGRFEQERQALAIMDHPHIARVFDAGTSPSGRPFFVMELVRGVSITKYCKHQQLNSQQRLRLLVQVCYAVHHAHQKGIIHRDLKPANVMVELHDVTPVPKVIDFGVAKAIHGRLIDRTLFTGFVQMIGTPLYMSPEQTELNALDVDTRSDVYSLGVLLYELLTGSTPFDRQRIREAGYDEIQRIIREEEPPRPSTRISTLNAKGASTVSATVDSGVPGFAKRLRHELDWVVMKALEKDRTRRYQSASELAADIERFLDDEPVLAKPPSLTYRLGKLAQRNRAALTLFVAVAAALLLGTTVSIWQAMRAIVALELAEDRAEIAVRAWADAKVQKSRADAARMQSDERLYVANMKLASDAIRIGDVPRAATLLEQHRPDADSIRNPRFEWRYLNRLIDVRPDWRTNFGTWGQCARLSPDGTLLAVAARDGSAQVCDARTGKVLQRFGSLFECNSVAWSPDGRQIVTASGDGAVRFWGVEVSTTVKSSLLSKLVSAFTDRPILTIAAHHEPINDAIYTTDGQTLITAGDDSLIRLWNVQTGEALATLTGHSREIQQLAVSPDGAWIASASSDDTVAVWDAQTHQQRFAHASSRNPARMVCVAFSPDGSLVAAGDIDGNLVLGDIKSKKWTQAKLVDGIESVAFLNNPLRVITGDRGGSVQLWELTRELDKTPKISSTPLARWIAHQGRVQSLAVDQHYAQVITGSRDNTVAAWSVETSTPAWRRPNAEDFCMVSDDEIVVCGRELKLVDVRSRETRDNFLPSETGWELIRKSRDRPLIAVASNHTVVVYDLAKNQEILRQDFTSKIHCLAISPDGNRIAMAWWDQRDSIDVLNVADASRVMLPARQCNALEFSPDSVRLAVGHMDDVFVHDLRRRSNDAAAPISELNSNSSSDVGQAESHRRPSVLHLMGHDSTLTGLTFSRDGSRLATVSSDRHLMLWDAVTGERIASVPAHHADAIAATFSADGLTIATVGEDGAGRLWHTATLQPLLELALPGDTHGDRVELAADQSRLLIHTSDDEIIVYDTKAPQYPQ, from the coding sequence ATGGCTTCCGAAACGCTTCCCATTGACGAAATCTACTGGCACGCTGCGCAATTGGCGTCCGAACATGAGCGGTCCGAATATCTTGACCGCGTGTGCCAGGGCGACAAGTCGGTGCGCGCGCGTCTGGACCGGTTGCTCGATCTTCAACCGCAGGCTGAGCAGTTTCTTGAGGCGTCAGACCCAACGACGCCGTTGATCGATAACAGTCCCGTTGAGGCGGCAGGGGCGGTGATCGGCAATTACAAGCTGCTGGAACAAATTGGCCACGGCGGCATGGGTGTCGTGTACATGGCCGAACAAACCCAGCCGGTGCGGCGCAAGGTGGCATTGAAGATTCTGAAGCCGGGCATGGACACCCACGAAATTGTCGGTCGATTCGAACAGGAACGACAGGCGCTGGCGATCATGGATCATCCCCATATCGCTCGCGTGTTTGATGCCGGCACGTCACCGTCCGGACGACCGTTTTTTGTGATGGAACTTGTCCGCGGTGTGTCGATTACAAAGTACTGCAAGCACCAGCAGCTAAACAGTCAGCAACGTCTGCGATTGCTGGTGCAGGTTTGTTATGCCGTTCACCACGCTCACCAAAAAGGCATCATTCATCGCGACCTGAAACCCGCGAATGTGATGGTCGAACTTCATGATGTCACGCCGGTACCGAAGGTCATCGACTTCGGCGTTGCCAAGGCTATTCATGGACGTTTGATCGATCGCACCCTGTTTACAGGCTTTGTGCAGATGATCGGTACTCCGCTGTACATGAGCCCCGAGCAAACCGAACTGAACGCGCTGGATGTGGATACTCGCAGTGACGTGTATTCGTTGGGCGTGCTGCTGTACGAACTGTTAACCGGCAGCACGCCGTTCGACCGGCAACGAATTCGCGAAGCTGGTTACGACGAAATTCAGCGGATCATTCGAGAAGAAGAACCGCCTCGGCCCAGCACGCGAATTAGCACCCTGAATGCCAAAGGCGCGTCGACCGTCAGCGCAACTGTGGACAGCGGCGTTCCGGGTTTCGCCAAACGACTCCGACACGAACTCGACTGGGTCGTGATGAAGGCGTTGGAAAAGGATCGCACGCGGCGTTACCAATCGGCCAGCGAACTGGCCGCCGACATCGAACGATTTCTGGATGATGAACCCGTTCTGGCGAAACCCCCGTCGCTAACATATCGACTTGGAAAACTGGCTCAGCGAAACCGAGCAGCTTTGACGTTGTTCGTCGCCGTCGCGGCGGCATTGTTACTGGGAACAACGGTCAGCATCTGGCAGGCAATGAGAGCCATTGTCGCACTAGAGCTGGCCGAGGACCGCGCTGAGATTGCGGTACGCGCCTGGGCAGATGCAAAGGTGCAAAAATCGCGAGCGGACGCGGCTCGCATGCAGTCTGACGAACGTTTGTATGTGGCCAACATGAAGTTGGCGTCCGATGCAATTCGCATCGGCGACGTCCCTCGAGCAGCCACGCTATTGGAACAGCATCGTCCGGATGCCGACAGTATCCGGAACCCCAGGTTTGAATGGCGTTATCTGAATCGTCTGATTGATGTGCGACCGGACTGGCGTACGAACTTCGGCACGTGGGGTCAGTGTGCGCGATTGTCCCCGGACGGAACTCTACTAGCGGTCGCCGCACGCGACGGCAGCGCTCAGGTTTGTGATGCAAGAACCGGCAAGGTGCTGCAGCGCTTCGGGTCGTTGTTTGAATGTAACAGCGTGGCATGGTCGCCGGACGGTCGCCAAATCGTGACGGCGTCCGGAGACGGCGCGGTGCGTTTTTGGGGTGTGGAAGTTTCTACCACAGTGAAATCGTCACTGCTGTCGAAGCTTGTTTCGGCATTCACGGATCGCCCAATACTGACCATCGCCGCTCATCACGAACCGATCAATGACGCGATTTATACGACGGACGGGCAGACGCTGATCACCGCTGGTGACGACAGCCTGATTCGATTGTGGAACGTGCAAACCGGCGAAGCACTGGCAACGCTGACTGGCCATTCCCGGGAAATCCAGCAGCTGGCTGTTTCGCCAGACGGGGCATGGATCGCGTCCGCCAGCAGTGATGACACAGTCGCTGTCTGGGACGCCCAGACCCACCAACAGCGTTTTGCACACGCGTCATCACGAAATCCGGCGCGCATGGTGTGCGTCGCTTTTTCACCAGACGGAAGCCTCGTCGCAGCCGGAGACATCGACGGCAACCTGGTGCTGGGGGACATCAAATCAAAAAAATGGACGCAGGCGAAACTCGTCGACGGCATCGAAAGTGTCGCGTTTCTTAACAACCCGCTGCGCGTCATCACGGGTGACCGAGGTGGCTCGGTCCAGCTTTGGGAATTGACGCGAGAACTCGATAAGACTCCAAAAATATCCTCCACTCCGCTCGCCCGCTGGATCGCGCATCAGGGTCGAGTTCAGTCGCTGGCCGTGGATCAACATTACGCCCAGGTCATCACAGGCAGCCGAGACAACACGGTTGCAGCATGGTCAGTCGAAACATCAACCCCTGCCTGGCGCCGACCCAATGCCGAGGACTTCTGCATGGTGTCTGACGACGAAATCGTGGTGTGTGGGCGTGAACTGAAGCTTGTTGACGTGCGGTCGCGAGAAACAAGAGATAACTTCCTGCCATCCGAGACAGGTTGGGAACTGATTAGAAAATCTCGCGACAGACCACTCATTGCGGTCGCCAGCAATCACACAGTCGTGGTTTATGACCTGGCAAAAAATCAGGAAATTCTGCGTCAGGATTTCACATCGAAAATCCATTGTCTCGCAATTTCGCCAGACGGAAACCGCATCGCCATGGCGTGGTGGGACCAGCGAGATTCGATCGACGTACTGAACGTCGCCGATGCGTCGCGCGTCATGCTACCTGCGCGTCAGTGCAACGCTTTGGAGTTTTCGCCTGACAGCGTTCGCCTTGCGGTTGGACATATGGACGACGTCTTTGTGCATGATCTTCGTCGCCGCTCAAATGACGCGGCCGCGCCGATTAGCGAATTGAATTCGAACAGCTCCAGTGATGTTGGGCAGGCCGAGTCACACCGCCGACCTTCCGTTTTGCATCTGATGGGCCATGATTCAACTCTCACCGGCTTAACGTTTAGCCGTGATGGATCGCGGTTGGCAACTGTCAGTTCCGATCGACATCTCATGCTGTGGGACGCGGTCACAGGTGAAAGAATCGCGTCAGTCCCCGCTCACCACGCGGACGCCATCGCTGCGACGTTTTCCGCCGACGGACTGACAATTGCGACCGTCGGCGAAGATGGAGCCGGACGGCTATGGCACACGGCAACGCTTCAGCCATTGCTGGAACTGGCATTGCCAGGCGACACCCACGGCGACCGCGTTGAACTGGCCGCAGACCAGTCGCGGCTGCTGATCCATACAAGCGACGATGAGATTATTGTCTACGATACGAAGGCCCCGCAATATCCCCAATAG
- a CDS encoding SRPBCC family protein — MKVFDFRFTVDAPLAAVSAFHHEPGILKTLTPPLMIMQVHRFDPLAEGSIGEFTMWMGPIPVRWKAVHSNVSETGFTDTQAEGPMKTWVHTHSFHAINENTTEVHEHIEFEHHSGLKGVWSRMLFPKPGLLALFTIRKMITRREVGKRVAK; from the coding sequence ATGAAGGTCTTCGATTTCCGCTTCACAGTTGACGCTCCTTTGGCCGCAGTCTCGGCATTCCATCACGAACCCGGCATTCTGAAAACGCTGACCCCGCCATTGATGATCATGCAGGTGCATCGGTTCGATCCACTGGCGGAAGGGTCGATCGGTGAATTCACAATGTGGATGGGGCCAATTCCAGTTCGCTGGAAGGCTGTCCACTCCAACGTCAGCGAAACCGGCTTCACGGATACTCAGGCGGAAGGCCCGATGAAGACATGGGTCCACACGCATTCGTTTCACGCGATCAACGAAAACACGACGGAAGTCCATGAGCACATCGAATTCGAGCACCACAGCGGGCTGAAGGGTGTCTGGTCGCGGATGCTGTTCCCCAAACCGGGCTTGCTGGCCCTGTTTACGATTCGAAAAATGATCACTCGACGCGAAGTTGGCAAACGCGTCGCAAAATGA
- a CDS encoding ECF-type sigma factor codes for MSAVPPLPHPSADGLLSLLYSQLRQLAATRMAAEAGDHTLQPTALVHEVYLRLAKSNNTQSWDGAAHFYAAAAEAMRQILVESARRRCSLKRGGDRQRLEWNDARHAGLLKPDELLCLNESLDRLADEAPRKAELVKLRYFAGMSHQEAAKILNISRATADRDWAYAKVWLLADMTEEHRTTENSMT; via the coding sequence ATGTCCGCCGTTCCGCCACTCCCTCACCCTTCAGCCGACGGACTACTGTCGCTGCTGTATTCACAATTGAGGCAACTGGCGGCGACTCGGATGGCGGCGGAAGCAGGCGACCACACATTGCAGCCGACGGCGTTGGTACATGAGGTCTACTTACGGCTGGCGAAGTCAAACAACACTCAATCCTGGGACGGTGCCGCACATTTCTATGCTGCAGCAGCGGAGGCCATGCGGCAGATTCTGGTCGAATCTGCTCGACGTCGTTGTAGTCTGAAGCGAGGCGGTGACCGGCAGCGACTGGAATGGAACGACGCTCGCCACGCAGGCCTGCTGAAGCCTGATGAGCTGCTGTGCCTGAACGAATCACTGGACCGCCTGGCGGACGAAGCCCCTCGAAAAGCTGAGCTCGTGAAGCTGAGGTATTTTGCGGGCATGTCGCATCAGGAGGCCGCAAAAATTCTCAACATCTCTCGCGCGACGGCTGACCGCGATTGGGCTTACGCAAAAGTCTGGCTGTTAGCCGACATGACAGAGGAGCATCGGACGACGGAAAATTCAATGACATAA
- a CDS encoding ISL3 family transposase, translating into MQGTDFYEQILGLTGPWFVADVQLDMEAQQVDVFVEHGEGETFCCPDCDRQLPCYDHTKSRQWRHLDTMQFATILHARTPRVKCPDHGVKQIRLPWAEKNSRFSLFFERFAIDVLLATQTVKGACSILGISWDESWHILQKAVARGKDRKQSKNLPRIGIDEKAFRKGHNYITLIYDLDKSTVEAISDGHDTAAADACFDQLSDSEKQSVEAVAMDMSAAYVKSTKGNIALAEQKIVHDRFHIMKLATEAVDKVRRSEQKKLRAEGDDRLTGTRYLWLSGQENLTEKQQERFDAAWKAELLTGKAWAYKEMLRDLWVHDTPAEATMFFNDWYKRVIHTKLEPMKKVARTIKERLANVVSYCTHGITNAVAEGMNSKIMAIKRRVGGYRNRDNFKTAILFYCGGLDLYPQ; encoded by the coding sequence ATGCAGGGAACAGACTTTTACGAACAGATTTTGGGACTGACGGGGCCGTGGTTTGTGGCGGACGTTCAGCTGGATATGGAAGCTCAACAGGTCGACGTTTTCGTCGAACATGGCGAGGGCGAAACTTTTTGCTGTCCGGATTGCGACAGGCAGCTGCCGTGCTATGACCACACGAAGTCTCGCCAATGGCGGCATCTGGACACGATGCAATTTGCGACCATCCTTCATGCCCGCACGCCTCGCGTGAAGTGCCCGGATCATGGCGTCAAACAGATCAGGCTTCCCTGGGCGGAAAAGAACAGCCGCTTCTCATTGTTCTTTGAACGCTTCGCCATCGACGTTCTTCTGGCCACACAAACCGTGAAAGGGGCGTGCAGCATTCTGGGGATCTCATGGGATGAATCGTGGCACATTCTGCAGAAGGCGGTGGCTCGCGGGAAGGATCGCAAACAATCGAAGAACCTCCCTCGAATCGGCATCGACGAGAAAGCCTTTCGAAAAGGACACAACTACATCACGCTGATCTACGATCTGGACAAGAGCACTGTCGAAGCGATTTCCGATGGTCATGACACGGCAGCCGCTGATGCCTGTTTCGATCAGCTTTCAGACAGTGAAAAGCAGTCTGTGGAGGCGGTTGCGATGGACATGAGTGCCGCATACGTCAAGAGCACCAAAGGCAACATTGCATTGGCCGAACAGAAGATTGTGCACGACCGCTTTCACATCATGAAGCTGGCGACCGAAGCCGTCGACAAGGTCCGTCGGTCGGAGCAGAAGAAGCTTCGCGCCGAAGGCGATGATCGATTGACGGGAACTCGGTATCTGTGGCTTTCAGGCCAGGAGAATCTTACCGAGAAACAGCAGGAACGCTTTGATGCCGCATGGAAGGCAGAGTTACTCACGGGCAAAGCGTGGGCCTACAAGGAAATGCTGCGAGACCTCTGGGTTCATGACACTCCGGCAGAGGCCACGATGTTCTTCAATGACTGGTACAAGCGAGTCATCCACACAAAGCTGGAGCCAATGAAGAAAGTCGCTCGCACGATCAAAGAACGCTTAGCCAATGTGGTGAGCTACTGCACTCACGGAATCACAAACGCCGTCGCCGAAGGAATGAACAGCAAAATCATGGCCATCAAACGAAGAGTCGGCGGATACCGAAACCGCGACAACTTCAAAACCGCCATCCTCTTCTACTGCGGAGGACTCGACCTCTACCCACAATAA
- a CDS encoding PEP-CTERM sorting domain-containing protein (PEP-CTERM proteins occur, often in large numbers, in the proteomes of bacteria that also encode an exosortase, a predicted intramembrane cysteine proteinase. The presence of a PEP-CTERM domain at a protein's C-terminus predicts cleavage within the sorting domain, followed by covalent anchoring to some some component of the (usually Gram-negative) cell surface. Many PEP-CTERM proteins exhibit an unusual sequence composition that includes large numbers of potential glycosylation sites. Expression of one such protein has been shown restore the ability of a bacterium to form floc, a type of biofilm.), with the protein MSTNRCLIFAFGLHLVLSVPLNADVITTGRLTTRIDVSPDSTNVDFDNTREIDYPIAGTAALGDSLFVPGRDDLVVGGSVSLRANSQAFAVNSSATTPASVVAQGDAILLIRSDEDTSFHARVSAPTRARWHWQLESQDDSGFWTSVDSQGGNNAQEIFAQLASGVDYRVTMTSGFNISSGSALTRSDRTNWLWGLDSLPGTTVDNPLLPIIDSPDGFIFDVAADPNETLFIDPVVATGYTYKTDATPFRSVLVPTALPGGDSEFDLIVDGNTFTLLAGTEFDFTSINPLGLTEFMIRGIDESEMLDPNDPTLFVTGLGFVNSGASTVTMTPFVTATVPEPSSCALLGSILFGCLVFRNRRRAESR; encoded by the coding sequence ATGTCCACTAATCGCTGCTTAATTTTTGCGTTTGGCTTACACTTGGTTCTTTCCGTCCCATTGAATGCCGACGTCATCACGACCGGGCGGCTGACGACTCGGATTGACGTAAGCCCTGATTCTACGAATGTGGATTTCGACAACACCCGTGAAATCGACTATCCGATTGCAGGAACGGCAGCGCTGGGCGACAGCCTGTTTGTACCTGGCAGGGATGATCTGGTGGTCGGTGGGTCAGTTTCGCTGCGGGCCAATTCCCAGGCTTTCGCTGTCAACTCCAGTGCTACCACTCCGGCAAGCGTTGTGGCGCAGGGAGATGCAATTTTGCTAATTCGCTCAGACGAAGACACATCTTTCCACGCTCGTGTCTCTGCGCCGACCCGAGCAAGGTGGCATTGGCAATTGGAATCGCAGGATGACAGCGGATTCTGGACGTCCGTTGATTCGCAGGGTGGCAACAATGCACAGGAGATTTTTGCCCAACTGGCATCGGGCGTCGATTATCGAGTGACCATGACATCGGGGTTCAACATCAGTTCTGGAAGTGCCCTAACGCGGTCTGATCGCACAAACTGGCTATGGGGTTTGGATAGCTTGCCTGGAACGACAGTAGATAACCCGCTGTTACCGATCATCGATTCACCCGACGGATTCATTTTTGACGTTGCCGCCGATCCGAACGAAACTCTGTTTATTGATCCCGTCGTCGCAACCGGATACACGTACAAGACGGACGCCACGCCATTTCGCTCAGTGTTGGTACCAACCGCATTACCGGGAGGTGATAGCGAATTTGATCTGATTGTCGATGGCAACACCTTCACATTACTTGCTGGCACGGAGTTTGATTTTACAAGCATCAATCCGTTGGGTCTGACCGAGTTCATGATTCGTGGAATTGACGAAAGCGAAATGTTGGACCCCAATGATCCGACGCTGTTCGTCACCGGGCTGGGCTTTGTCAACAGTGGCGCATCGACCGTAACGATGACTCCGTTTGTTACTGCGACCGTGCCTGAGCCATCATCATGCGCATTGTTGGGATCGATCCTCTTCGGATGCCTTGTATTCCGAAATCGCCGACGTGCCGAAAGCCGGTAA
- a CDS encoding DMT family transporter: protein MNTSTTTASISTSAPRNEGASLWPDASLLGVAFIWGINIPIMKIGLDQMTNVYVFNAIRLIISSLVLAALAMRERRRGIRPNVTLPRRKIIIYAIIVSGTYQLLFLLGIARTTSGNTALIIATVPMWTALLARVFLNERLVRLAWCGLIIALAGTVIVALQKGDVSAGTEHLYGNIFILGAALAWSTGTVYSRPMLTQISPMQLSASAAVMALPLHVVFAYGGYTDAVPALQSVNLWLILIYSGVLSTGLALPMWNFGVRHAGAAHASIIQNLIPLIAIVAAWFSRDEAITTPQLFGGALILSGLIIMRLGRTKAASR from the coding sequence TTGAATACTTCCACGACGACAGCCTCCATTTCTACTTCTGCGCCGCGCAACGAAGGCGCGTCTCTGTGGCCTGACGCATCATTGCTGGGAGTCGCGTTCATCTGGGGCATCAACATTCCGATCATGAAGATCGGTCTGGACCAGATGACGAACGTGTATGTGTTCAACGCGATCCGCCTGATCATCTCGTCGCTGGTGCTTGCCGCGCTGGCCATGCGAGAACGCCGTCGCGGCATTCGCCCGAACGTGACACTCCCGCGACGCAAGATCATCATATACGCGATCATCGTGTCCGGGACGTACCAGCTTCTGTTCCTGTTGGGAATCGCCCGCACGACGTCCGGCAATACGGCGCTGATCATCGCCACAGTGCCCATGTGGACAGCACTGCTCGCTCGCGTGTTTCTTAACGAAAGACTTGTGCGGCTGGCCTGGTGCGGGCTGATCATTGCTCTCGCCGGAACCGTCATCGTCGCGTTGCAGAAGGGTGACGTCAGTGCCGGAACGGAACACTTATACGGCAACATCTTCATTCTTGGAGCGGCACTGGCCTGGTCCACCGGAACCGTCTACAGCCGCCCCATGCTCACTCAGATTTCACCCATGCAGTTGTCTGCGTCGGCGGCCGTGATGGCACTGCCACTGCACGTCGTATTTGCGTATGGCGGCTACACAGACGCAGTCCCTGCGCTGCAGTCGGTGAACCTGTGGTTGATTCTGATCTATTCCGGTGTGCTGTCGACGGGGCTGGCGTTGCCAATGTGGAATTTCGGCGTCCGACATGCCGGGGCGGCTCACGCGTCCATCATTCAAAACCTGATTCCATTGATCGCGATTGTGGCGGCATGGTTTAGTCGCGACGAAGCGATCACAACGCCACAATTGTTCGGCGGCGCGCTCATTTTAAGCGGTCTGATCATCATGCGGTTGGGGCGAACGAAAGCGGCATCACGATGA